CTGGCTCTCCAGGGAGCCAATGCCTGAATCCAGGCAGTCCTGGGAGGTGTATGGGAGTGAGTCCAGGGTCTGTGGGAGCCAGTCTGTGGGCCCGAAAGTGCCACTACTGCCCCCACTAAGTGGGAGGCTCCTGCCCACTGGGCCAAAGGTCTGTGTCAGGCCCTCCTGGTGGGGCCGTGGAGATGCCTGAGTCCCCAGCTTCTTTCCATCCAGGCTGCTCTGCTCACCCTCTGGGGGCACAGAGGCAGACTGAGGGGCAGGTGAAGATCGCTGGACACTTTTGTCCTTGCCTGGGGTCCTGGGGGGTGAAAGGAGGGCATTGGCTCGGAGCTCGTCAGCCACAGGGCGCTGGGGGCGGCTTGGCCTCTCTGGATGGAAGAATCGGCACTTGATCCCATAGGTACATTTCTTCCCTGCAAGAGGAATGAAGAGGGATGATGAGCAGGGAACGAAAGACAGGGAGGCATGGGAACTTGGGGCTGGGTGTTCCCAGGGTGGTGGTCCCAAGTAAGCAGCTGGGGCGCAGGCAGGCTTAGGTGAGTAGAGGGGCAGAGATGAGGACTACAAGGGCAGAGCTGAATCTTACCATAGGGACATGGCTGCTTCCTGTGCTCGGAAGGGAGTGGCTTCTTACGCAGGAAGTTGTCTAGGCTGGGCCCATGCCGGCCCAAGGGATCATCAGGGGGCATGaacctggagagggcaaaagaaacCTCTCAGTAGGTAGGAGACGCATGGGAATTTCCATATGTCGACGACAGGGATGGACAGCCAGGCTTGCTGGGAAGAACAGGAGAGTAGCCCTAAAACTGGTGCTTGAGTTCTGGTATCTAGAGTCCACGGGAGGAGAGGAATGCCCAATCCAGAGGACCACAGTCCAGGGGCACCTTCCAGGCTGGGAGCTCTCAGAGGTCATCAGAAGGCCAAAACCTGATTGTATCTCAGGCCTCATTGCTGCCCTAGCCTCTGCTTGAGAAGCAGCGTGGGCAGCTGGAGAGCTGTCTTGGAACTGACTGCAGCCTATCTCAAGTGTTACCACTCCACCCCCAAATCAAAAAGCCTTGGCCCACCAGGTTCTAGCTTGGGGCTCTGCTGTCCATCTCACTCCCAAAGGTACCTGCAGCCCAGCCTGTGTGTGGTTCCATGGCCATGGGCCCAAGGGGTGGGAGCATACTTGTCATTGACGAAGGAGTACATGAGCAGTCGCTCCTCGATAAAGCGCTTCCACTCCTGCCGCTCGGCCTGGAGGTCCCGGTATGTGTCGTTGGAGACCACAACACCGTCGGACTGGAAGGCCAGCTTCACAATGAAGCGGTCATCGTAGCACACTACTCTCTTGCCACCCACGCGCCGAGATGGTGTGAACACCAGGATCTTCTTCTTCTCCAGTTCCCGCAGGATGTGCTGGTCTGAGGAGAGTAGGGTGATGGAGTAAGTCAGGGCCCAGTGGGGACCCAGAGTCAGGTCCACAGGGCTGCCTTAAGCTCTTGGCACCTAGGCTTAGGGGCTGTTAACACCAAATTCACAAGGGCAGAAACCAGCTGTGCCCAGTTCGCTGCCCTGGGCATGCTGCTTGAAGACCCAGAACACCTGTGCCCAGGACTGTCCTGCTTGGCCAGAACTCTGAGTGCAGAGCTAGCCCTTCTGTTGCTCCCGCTCTGTGACTTTGGGCTGTTCAAGCCAGAGGTAGTCTTGGCTTTGGCTGTTCACCCAGGCTATCCTGCAGGGGTCCATGAAGAAGTATATTGGCTATGTTCCTTGTGCAGGCAGGATGAGGCTATATACTAGCTCCTGTTTGGAAAGGCCAGCTCTTCCTGGAGCCTGCAGCCCCAGCCAGCCTGCTCCCAGATCTCCAGACTTCTAGAGAAATGAAgtctggaaaaagagaaaagagcccCCAAGGGGCTCTTGTGAGGGTAATGGTAACAACTGGTGCATACTGAGCACTTACCCCAGGCCAGGCATTCTCCTAAGCACTTACAGACTAACACACATGCCCCACTCAGCAGCTCTGTGAGGAACGCTGGCACCAAACCTCCATGCCACCCATTTTACACGTGAGGAGCAAGAGCTTCTGAGTGGGGCTAATCAAGGTCTTTGTCTCTCAGAGCCAGGATTCTAGCCCTGGCTGTCTTGGTCCAGTGCCCAGGGCCTTAACTGGTAAGCTATACTTCCTCTGTGCCACTGGGGACGCTGACAGAGTGATAGACCATAAGGAGGATGAGggaagtgcaaggacctgaggcAGAGGGTGGACAAGGTGATTTTCTAATGGCTGCTGTTCAGGGAGGGCTGCTAAGGGAAACACTGGGAAAAGGCATGCTGCTTGCTGCTTGAAGTCTAGAAGTTACTGGCCCTGTCCAAAGGCTGTCTTGGGGAGTAGAGCCCCTGGGGTATGAGACCACCCTATTCCAGAGGGCCCACACACCTGTGATGGGCACTTCAGGCCGTGGCTGCTCCTTCCTCCAAGATGGTACGAACACTGTGATGTCAGTGTGACCCCGCTCCAGGAACCAGTTCACGGCCAGCAGAATGCCCCGGCAGGAGAAGACCTCCTTGTTCCCATGGCTGTGAGGGAAAGCAGGCACAGATCAGCCCAGGAAAGCCATCAGCCTGCTGTCACTAGGGTCTGAGCAGGAATGGGAGGTGGGTCTCACTCCAGtccctggctggctttgctgAGCTGCCTGAGGGCTCAGTCCATGGCCTATGGCCAGTGGGCCTGAGGCCTGGTTCCCTGGGCTGGCTCTCACAGCACCTGGATGGCCAGCCCAGCCGTGGGACTTtccctgagattccatctcctgTAAATGTGGATCCACCCAGGAATCTGGCAGCATTGGCTGCCCACACTGGGGGAGGGTCAGGCCACTTGCAACACAcctgagggtggggggaaggtgcTGGGAGACTTTGGGTTCCTGCCCCGCCTGGTAGCTGCTGGGACCACAGGGACACAGATGTGCACACACAGTCTGAGTCACCTCCCCTCCCTCACTCATCATCGTCAGCAGCACTgtggtgggggcgggggaagCACCAGTCAGGCTAACCAGAGAGAAACCAGATTGTTCCGGATTAAAGTTCAGTTCGTACACTGGGCCTCGGGCTGGGACCCCAGAGGGCACAGGGAAGGGGCTGAGTCCACCTATCCACGTGGTTCAGGAAGTGGGACAGACATTCAGTGTGAAAGTGAAAGGGTACAGCTCTTTTTCCCAAGAGGCCAATTCTCTGTGACAACACCTGCCCCTTCCTCACTCCCCATCCCACCTCAAAGAGGGAGTGACTTGAGGCAGAAAAAATAGCCAGGAAGCTGCTGGGAGACTATGCTAGCTGGCAAGGAGAGCCTGGGCATGGACATGTGTCATCCAAATGTGTCTGGACCCAGAAGACAGCCTTGAGGGGATCCTGGGTTCCCTGGCTCTGTTTTTCCACCTGAAAAAATGGGCCCAGCAGTCTACAGTTTCCTTAGACCCATCAGTGGGCAACTTTCCCATTGGCCTGAGGCCCAGGAGCTGGGGGACTCCCTGTCAGGCAGCCCTGCCTCTCCCCTTGGTGAGCAACTCAAGACTCTCATGTTTggcaaataaaacagaataaatgtTACGCAAAAGAGGCGAGTCCATGGCAGACCACATCCTGTGGCttgctgtgtgtgggggggtgacaGCTGGAGCCCCAAGAGAAGGTAGAGTGGGAGGTAGGGCAGCTAGGGGCATGCAGGCTGTGTGGGGGTAAGCCTGGGGCTCCAGGGTCTGAAGGTCTCTGTAAATTGTAGGAGAGACAAAGTCCAGCCCCAAGGTAGTACTCACTGCCCCCATGCCCCATCACTCAGCCTGCTTATAAGTTAACATTTATCAAGAACTGCAAACCTGCTGTTCTAAGTGCTTAACACTGAATCACCAGCAAGCCTAAGAGGAGAGTACTGTCattgcttttcctttccctctttttttcaaatgaggaaactgtggCCCAGAAAGGGTAACTTAGTCACTAGGGTCACACAGCAGTAGTAATGGAGCAGAGATATGGGTGGGCCCAGAGCCAGTGCTCATAACCACCCTGTTGACACCCAGACAGGTACCAACCCTGATGGTGAGAGAGCAGGCAGAGCAGTACTGACTCAAACTGGAGGCCAGACATGTCACTTCATCCTCACATGGCTTGCTAcagtgaagaaaaggaagggtccatgacttgcccaaggtcacctggCTAGTGGTAAAGAgatggaaattgaacccaggtccaGGGCGAGTGAATTACTTTCCTGCCCCTCACAGAAGAcctaagggtttttgttttgctttgctttttgatacagggtcttactctgtagcccagattggcctggaactctctatgtagcccaggctggccctgaactcacaatactcccacctcagccttctgagtactgggattacagacctgaaacACTACACCTGGCTCAGACCTgaaatttatttgaaagaaaaaattctccaAACTTGAGTTTGAACAAAGTGTGTTGAGAGGGAGAAGAAACATGCATCTGACAAACTGCTCTCCCTTCAGGAACCCAAGTGAGGTGTCATGTTCACCGCTTTTGAAAAGCCTTCCCTGACCTGCTAGGATGGGTCAAGTCTCTGGTCTTTGTCTTCACAATACCCAGTCCTGCCCCTATCACATTGTCCCCTCCTATGGGCCCTCTACTGTCTCCCCCAGATGGTAGAGTGGTCATCTCTGGCTTGGCTCTCTGTCCCAGGTATgcagcatacacacacaccacctgTACACACTCATATAGCTAAACATGTCCCTCCTGGGCTAGCAATGCCAAGGCTGGGACTTCAAGGGATGCCAGGGCTCCTAGGGTGTGTACTGCCTCTGGGCACTAAAAACCCTGGCTGGGGACAGTCTGCTCTCAGCAGCAATGACACCAAAGCCTGGAGTGCCTCAGACAACTCACTTAGTTCAGCTCACTGCAAAGCAGGAAGCCCAGCTGCCTCAGGAACATCAGACATCACCTACTCCCAGACTCTTGTTTGCTCTAAGGTCAGGGCCCCTCCCCGGCCCACCAGACTGATGGGATATGTACATGGGAGACTCCAGCTGGGTTGTTCCCCGCCCCAGGACAGAGAGCAGGGCTGGGCCAGGCTCCCCAGGTGAAAAGATCTGCCTGGGCTGGGCCAGACTAGTGGAGAAAAATTCCCTTAGAAGGAAACAGAGGTGAATTTCCCCACGATTTGCATATGGTGGGGGCTAGCCTGCCTGCTCcgggggggagggggcagcagagcaGGAATAGAGCAGCAGCTGAGACAGGAAGTCTGAGCCTGGAATTCCCCTCCTGCCACTGCCCCAGCCGAGAAACCCCCAGCGGgcgggcaggcaggcaggcaggcaggctgcAGGCTCTCTCCGCCCAGTGTCAGCTCCCTTGAGCTCCTGCACCCCAGCCCTCCTCCTGCCCAGTCCCCTCCTCCTTCTATCAGGATACAAATACACACATTATATGGCCACCCCAGGGCTCAGTCACACTGGCTGGTGCCCAGAAAAAGTCACAGACTTCTTCTAGCCCAGCTCAGGCTGGAGACTGAAAGAAGACCCTGAATTCTCAAGGCACAGGCTGTGATCAGTGTTTCAGAGACAGAAAGACTGATCCAAAGCGGGTGGAAGCAGGCTCATCTACACACCTGCTGTGCTGGGCCAGGCCAGGACCAGCTGGACAGCTCACTTGCCCCAGTTGGGCTGGGAGTAGGCAGGGCAAAATGCCAGGGGAAGAGGCAGACATTTGCCATGATGTAAAACCTCCAGCAACCCACCTGGGAGATCCCTCAGGCCAACCTGGAAGGAGCCCTCCCCATCTCCTGCCCCCCGGTATCTGGGGTCTCTCCATGTTCCTGCCAACAGGAACTTTTCCTTCTAAGTGATTCACCCAGTCCTGACTCACCAGCCAGCAGTGTGGGGAATTGGGAGAAAGCAGGGCCGCAGGGTGCGGCCTGGATTGAAGGGAGAAGTGAGGACTCCTTAAGGTCAGCAATAGCCTGGCCTCATCCTCTGCCCCCACCCAAACAAAACTATTCCCTGTGAAACATGCATGGgccaggagagggggaaggggggcaggTATGGGGCCAGGAGCCCCTAGAGACCAGTCCAGTCCAGGTAGCTTTAGCTCAATCAGTGTAGATCCCAGTAACAGTCACCCACCCACATGGAGAGCCAGATCCAGTAACAGGTCACACTTGGTCATAGCTCTGATCTCAGTAACTAAGTCTGCTTCAATGGAGCCCAGGTCTGGGACAAGAAGGCCTCAGAGGACAGAGCCCCTGAATAGTAAAAACAACTACTGTTTACTGAGCACTTGTGACTCTCCAGGTTCAGTGCATTCACTCTCCAGGACCACCTGAGGCGGGGGTTACCCAGTCTTACAAATGAGGCAATGAAGTTTAGAGCATCACATGACTGGCTTCTACAGACAGCTGGAGCCCACAGACTAATCCCTGGCACAATCCAGCCTCCAGTTACAGGCAAGAACTGGCGACTGAGAAGGCTGGCCTCAGGAACAgaaggacctgggtttgaatcctcaCTCCACCACTTAGCAGTAGTGTGACAATGAGCAAGGCTTTGAGCCCATTTTCATCCCTATGACATCCTAAAAACTTGCTTCAAAGAAGTCCTGAGACTTATGGGAGCCTTCTGATGTACAGTAGAACCACATGGAGGACTTTCCCTTTccctcatccacccatccatggGAAAAGGTCAACCTCCTTCCTGAAGGCCCCTCTGCCACCAAGACAGAGGTATGCAGCCACCACTCCACTCCATGCATCCTCTTCACAAAAGTGACAAATACCTCATGGCCACATTGCTCCCATCGATGACCACCGGCCTCAGATCGCTGCCTCCTTTGTCCTCCTCTGGGAGTGAAGGTTCCAGGGTGGGAGCCTTGGGGGTACCCCCACCCCGGGCCACCAGAGGGAGCTGAGGGCAGGGGTCTGGTGAGGCCTGGCGCTCCCGCTCCGCAGCTGAGCTGTGTTTCACCAGTTCCCCCAGCACTGTGTTGGTGTCTGCCTGGGCCCCCAGCTTCTGCAGGACACTGTGGATCTCAGAGGACGAGTACCCCAGCTTCCGGAAGAAATCCATCTTCATCTGCAGCTCTGAAGCTGATGCCTCTTCAGTGGCAAaatcctgggctggcctgggggTACCCCGACAGCTGCGGCTGTCCTCAAGACCCCACATACTCATGGTGGGGCTGGCTTCTTGGATGGGCCTCTGCACACAGGGGCCACTCATATCTCGGATTCCCGGAAGGCACCTGTCACAGCTCCTAATGGACCACCACAGGGTTAGGGATCAGGAATGTGgctctctttccatctctcctGCCAGCCCCGCCCAGTAGGGAGAGGCAGTACTGAACTGGTGGCGCTATACAAAGCCATCGTCATATGTCAGCTCAGGCTGTCCTCTCAAAAGCGCTCTCAGCTCGAGATTATCATTCCCATTATGTAAAGAGGAACTGAGGCACATGCACTAAGAACTAGCTCAAGGTCACCCACCTGATAACTAGTGATACAAGAATTTGGGACCTGGTCGAACTCCACCTCCAAACCCACCCCCACGCCAACTTAGGGAACACAGAAGGAAGGGGCGGGGCTCTCAGATGGAAACCTAGGGTTGGAAGTGAGGTCGCGGGCCCGGGGGCTTCCCTGCTAAGGCCATCACCCCCGTCCGCCTGTCTGGTACTCAACGCCCAGGCCCAGGACGCGCAGGGCCCAGTGGCCGGACTCCCGGACCCCAGGAGGCCAAGTTTCCGGGGTGACCAACCGAGGAAAAAAGTTGCTGGAAGATTCTGGTTGGCTGCCGGGCGCCGGTGACGCGAGACTGTCCCGGCCCGAGACCCGCGCGCTCTCGGCCCCCCCCTCCCCGGTCTCTGCGCACTTGGGCTAAGTTACAGGGGTCCTGAGGACCGGCGAGGCGGGGGACACCGTCCGCACGTCCCTCAGCTGGGGTCGGACACAACCGGAACCCTCCCCAGGCCCCTCCTCCCA
The sequence above is a segment of the Castor canadensis chromosome 7, mCasCan1.hap1v2, whole genome shotgun sequence genome. Coding sequences within it:
- the Zc3h12a gene encoding endoribonuclease ZC3H12A, with protein sequence MSGPCVQRPIQEASPTMSMWGLEDSRSCRGTPRPAQDFATEEASASELQMKMDFFRKLGYSSSEIHSVLQKLGAQADTNTVLGELVKHSSAAERERQASPDPCPQLPLVARGGGTPKAPTLEPSLPEEDKGGSDLRPVVIDGSNVAMSHGNKEVFSCRGILLAVNWFLERGHTDITVFVPSWRKEQPRPEVPITDQHILRELEKKKILVFTPSRRVGGKRVVCYDDRFIVKLAFQSDGVVVSNDTYRDLQAERQEWKRFIEERLLMYSFVNDKFMPPDDPLGRHGPSLDNFLRKKPLPSEHRKQPCPYGKKCTYGIKCRFFHPERPSRPQRPVADELRANALLSPPRTPGKDKSVQRSSPAPQSASVPPEGEQSSLDGKKLGTQASPRPHQEGLTQTFGPVGRSLPLSGGSSGTFGPTDWLPQTLDSLPYTSQDCLDSGIGSLESQMSELWGIRGGGSGEWGPPRGPYPSYSAYGSELPAAPVFPAFGGAIGTGHFSVPADYTPPPPAFPPREYWSEPYPLPPPTPVLQEPQVPSPGTGGAPWGRAGSLAKEQASVYTKLCGVFPPHLVEAVMARFPQLLDPQQLAAKILSYKSQHLSE